One window of the Papaver somniferum cultivar HN1 unplaced genomic scaffold, ASM357369v1 unplaced-scaffold_115, whole genome shotgun sequence genome contains the following:
- the LOC113329067 gene encoding uncharacterized protein LOC113329067: MSNLVNVVAGSAKRQDMLHSKQADAIFEALCSGDIVSGRGLNQESTLKIEGDTRWGSHHSTIVSLINTFSSVVTLLEDLNVDSDKKFEAKVLLDAMQNFNFIFSLHLMKTILGITNDLSKALQRKDQDIVNAMKLITVCKERLQLMRDEDWDSMLSEVSSFFINMQLLELNNRFKETNTELLLSVAFLSPIDSFSAFDKDKLIRFSRFYPRDFSPTQLVLLEDQLLNYIADVRSSNEFLDLKGIVDLAVKMVETKKDIMYPLVYLLLTLELLLPVATTTVERVFSAIKIVKNRLRNRMGDEWMNDILICYIERFIFDLIGDATIMNMFQKMRTRRGQTYQLHICSEFYVVT, from the exons ATGAGTAACTTGGTGAATGTGGTGGCTGGATCAGCCAAACGTCAAGATATGCTTCATTCCAAGCAAGCTGATGCAATCTTTGAGGCACTGTGTAGTGGTGATATTGTAAGTGGGCGAGGCCTTAATCAAGAAAGTACTCTTAAAATAGAAGGTGATACACGTTGGGGTTCGCATCACAGTACAATAGTAAGCTTAATTAACACATTCTCATCTGTTGTAACACTTTTGGAAGACTTAAATGTAGATTCTGATAAGAAGTTTGAAGCCAAGGTTCTCCTAGATGCTATGCagaatttcaattttattttcagcTTACACTTGATGAAAACTATTCTGGGAATTACCAACGATTTGTCAAAAGCATTGCAGAGAAAAGATCAAGACATTGTCAATGCCATGAAATTAATTACAGTATGCAAGGAACGACTTCAGCTAATGAGAGATGAGGACTGGGATTCGATGTTGTCAGAAGTATCCTCTTTTT TCATAAATATGCAACTGCTGGAACTAAACAATCGTTTCAAAGAGACAAACACTGAATTACTTCTTTCTGTCGCATTCTTAAGTCCAATTGACTCATTCTCTGCATTTGACAAAGACAAACTGATTCGTTTTTCTCGGTTTTACCCAAGAGATTTTTCTCCTACTCAGCTTGTGTTACTTGAAGACCAACTACTAAATTATATTGCTGATGTACGGTCTAGCAATGAGTTTTTAGATTTGAAAGGAATTGTTGATCTTGCAGTCAAAATGGTGGAGACAAAAAAGGATATAATGTACCCTTTGGTTTACTTGCTTCTCACACTAGAATTACTCCTACCAGTTGCTACTACCACCGTAGAAAGGGTATTTTCTGCCATAAAAATTGTGAAAAATCGTTTGCGTAATAGAATGGGAGACGAATGGATGAATGATATTTTGATATGCTACATTGAGAGGTTCATATTCGACCTGATCGGAGATGCTACTATCATGAACATGTTTCAGAAAATGAGGACTCGTCGTGGGCAGACATACCAACTGCATATTTGTTCCGAGTTTTATGTAGTGACCTAA
- the LOC113329260 gene encoding uncharacterized protein LOC113329260, whose translation MGNSLRCCLACVIPCGALDVIRIVHLNGQVEEITRTISAGEVLKANPNYVLSKPSSQGVVRKILILSPESDLKRGNIYFLIPSSSVPAEKKKNNNTTIKTVANTKTVVSTVADVKKQCVDDMKNVVVHKTATNDLHLPIVNKEVPADCKQFVTEKIQPEKKTTRHRRRTSASRASRDWRPHLESISEDSRQFSIPNIMQ comes from the coding sequence ATGGGCAACAGTTTAAGATGTTGTTTGGCGTGTGTAATTCCTTGTGGAGCTCTAGATGTGATCAGAATTGTTCATTTGAACGGTCAAGTCGAAGAAATTACGCGTACGATCTCAGCCGGTGAAGTTCTTAAAGCGAATCCGAATTACGTATTAAGTAAACCATCGTCTCAAGGCGTTGTTCGTAAAATTTTAATTCTTTCTCCGGAATCCGATCTCAAAAGAGGTAATATCTATTTCTTAATACCATCTTCTTCTGTTCCGgccgaaaagaagaaaaacaacaacaccaccatcaaaactGTCGCAAACACCAAAACCGTGGTCTCTACCGTCGCCGATGTTAAAAAGCAGTGTGTTGATGATATGAAGAATGTTGTTGTCCATAAAACAGCAACGAATGATCTACATCTACCTATCGTTAATAAAGAAGTCCCTGCAGATTGTAAACAATTTGTAACGGAGAAGATTCAACCGGAAAAGAAAACCACACGACACCGGAGACGGACGAGTGCTAGTCGAGCAAGCCGAGATTGGAGGCCTCATCTTGAGAGCATTTCTGAGGATTCAAGACAATTTTCCATCCCCAATATAATGCAGTAA
- the LOC113329066 gene encoding cation/H(+) antiporter 15-like — MVYETQALMGVTTLFGLVYFTFLVGIKIDLAMLLSTKRKTFFIGCFTFVFPLIVNASVSLLMERFIDMDRRMHHSLPNIALVLSLTAFYDTSCVLDDLNLLNSEIGRISLSISFVNGFCSWAILFTVFSLKEFNTLDPHIVMFSWMSKALLFSLVLFFVRPLYLWMIRNTPEGDNLKEGYVILILLLVLVAAFYTEYIGEKALFGAVLMGLVVPVGTPIGAAIERKLEFFVTLVLLPAFFIVSCYPVDVFNIRMRNFAIIELLVCIGFFVKLIAVLLPSLYCGMRFPDALSISLIMNCDGIFTLLLMTRLLEMKWLDKESYTIMILTKAWISMIATPLVKRLYDPSRRYAGYKRQSIQDLVSLGELRIVACVYDEDTVPGILNFLEAINPVQDCTLCIYVLHLVELVGRAASVLVTHKQRKNRYSSRARNTSEKIIKAFHHFEQHNPGFLIGQAFTTISQFSGMYNDVCHLIMDKRAALVIIPFHESVEHPFRLVTQSALQKAPCSVGILFDHINGSRSIFDIGIKYENVALIFIVGPDDREALTLSMRMAMNSNVKKTKKDDDVIQDLWDKIMDVDNIMYKEEEVTDGADTACKLKAIETSYDFIMVGRRHDNSSRILLGLDEWCVYKELGVIGDLFATSNSPGKFSVLVVQQ; from the exons ATGGTTTATGAAACACAAGCACTCATGGGTGTTACTACACTTTTCGGGTTAGTCTATTTTACGTTCCTTGTCGGAATCAAAATAGACCTGGCTATGCTTCTGAGCACAAAGAGAAAAACATTTTTCATAGGCTGTTTCACTTTCGTCTTTCCTTTAATCGTCAATGCAAGTGTTTCTTTGCTGATGGAGAGGTTCATAGACATGGACCGAAGAATGCATCATTCCCTCCCGAACATTGCATTGGTATTGTCTCTAACTGCCTTCTATGATACCTCTTGTGTCCTAGACGACTTAAATCTGCTCAACTCAGAGATCGGCCGTATATCCCTATCCATTTCATTTGTCAATGGGTTTTGCAGTTGGGCAATCCTGTTCACCGTCTTCTCATTAAAAGAATTCAATACTTTAGATCCACATATAGTGATGTTTTCATGGATGAGTAAAGCTCTTTTATTTTCCTTGGTCCTATTTTTTGTCCGTCCATTATATTTATGGATGATTAGAAACACCCCGGAAGGAGACAATTTGAAGGAGGGTTATGTCATCTTGATCCTCCTTCTCGTCTTGGTAGCAGCATTTTACACCGAGTATATTGGGGAAAAGGCCCTGTTTGGAGCCGTTCTCATGGGATTGGTGGTACCTGTTGGGACACCTATAGGAGCTGCTATTGAAAGAAAGCTCGAGTTCTTCGTTACTCTTGTGCTCTTGCCAGCTTTTTTCATTGTATCATGTTATCCGGTAGATGTGTTCAACATCCGCATGAGGAATTTTGCAATTATAGAGTTGCTAGTTTGCATTGGTTTCTTTGTGAAACTCATTGCAGTATTGCTGCCTTCTCTCTACTGCGGGATGCGTTTTCCGGACGCTCTCTCTATCAGTCTCATCATGAACTGTGATGGCATATTTACTCTTTTGCTTATGACTCGTTTACTTGAGATGAAG TGGCTTGATAAGGAATCTTACACTATTATGATCCTCACGAAAGCTTGGATATCAATGATAGCCACACCATTAGTGAAACGTCTGTATGATCCTTCAAGGAGGTATGCAGGTTACAAGAGGCAAAGCATCCAAGATCTTGTAAGCCTGGGAGAGCTCCGCATAGTTGCTTGTGTTTACGACGAAGACACGGTTCCGGGCATACTTAATTTCCTTGAAGCCATTAATCCAGTACAAGATTGCACCCTATGCATCTATGTTCTGCACCTCGTTGAGCTAGTTGGGCGTGCAGCATCTGTCCTGGTCACCCATAAGCAGCGTAAAAATAGATACTCCAGTAGAGCTAGGAATACGtcagagaaaattattaaagcctTCCACCACTTTGAACAACATAATCCAGGCTTCCTCATAGGACAAGCCTTCACAACAATCTCACAATTCTCAGGTATGTACAATGATGTATGTCACCTAATAATGGATAAGAGGGCCGCGCTGGTGATCATACCCTTCCATGAGTCAGTTGAGCATCCCTTTCGGCTAGTCACCCAGAGTGCATTGCAGAAAGCACCTTGTTCAGTGGGTATCCTCTTTGACCACATAAATGGTTCGAGATCTATTTTCGATATTGGCATAAAATATGAAAATGTGGCCTTGATTTTCATCGTAGGGCCTGATGACCGAGAGGCACTAACATTAAGTATGAGAATGGCGATGAATTCTAAC GTCAAGAAAACGAAGAAAGACGATGACGTGATACAGGATTTGTGGGATAAAATCATGGACGTGGACAATATTATGTACAAAGAAGAAGAGGTAACAGATGGTGCCGATACAGCTTGTAAACTCAAAGCCATTGAAACCAGCTATGACTTCATAATGGTGGGAAGAAGACATGATAATAGTTCGCGGATCTTATTAGGGCTTGATGAATGGTGTGTGTACAAAGAGCTTGGTGTTATTGGAGACCTTTTCGCGACCTCTAATTCACCGGGAAAGTTTTCAGTTCTAGTTGTGCAACAATAG